The sequence AATGGCGTTTGATGCAGAGTACAGACGCTGGCAGGAAGATAAGAACAGAAAGATGAAGGAGCTGAGCTCTGCTTTGGACTCTCATGCGAGTGAACCTGAGCTTAGGACAATCGTAGAAGCAGTGTTAGCTCACTACGAGGAGCTTTTCAGGATAAAAAGCAACGCAGCTAAGAACGATGTCTTCCATTTACTATCAGGGATGTGGAAAACACCAGCTGAGAGATGTTTCCTGTGGCTTGGCGGTTTCCGTTCATCAGACCTTCTCAAGGTAATAGACTAAGTAGTTAAAGGAAGAAACAGTTTATAAACAAACTCTCAAACTTTTTATTACACAGCTTATAGCGAGTCAGGTGGAACCATTGACGGAACAACAATCACAAGACCTAAACAACTTGCAAGAATCTTCTCAACAAGCGGAAGATGCTTTGTCTCAAGGGATGGACAGCTTACAGCAATCACTCTCCGAGACTTTATCAAGCGGGACTCTTGGTTCAAGCTCGTCAGGGAACGTGGCTAACTACATGGGTCAGATGGCTATGGCGATGGGGAAGTTAGGTACACTTGAAGGATTCCTCCGCCAGGTAAACGTTACAAATTGTCGTTGTTTGTTGTTGCTAGACCAAAACAACTTGAAGTAATAGTTTTGATAAAGAGCCATCTGTTTTTGTTATGTGTTGTGTGGCAGGCTGATAACTTGAGGCTACAAACATATCAACAAATGTTGAGAAAGTTAACAACCAGACAGTCAGCTAGGGCTCTCCTTGCGATACATGAGTATTCGTTGCGGTTACGTGCTCTTAGCTCTCTATGGTTAGCTAGACCAAGAGAGTGAACCATATCACATGCCAACTGTTTAGTCTTTTTTACCTTCAAAGAAGGGCTACAAAATTTGAGATTGCCTAAGATTCTTAGCATATTATATGATTTGATGACTTTTGAGTATCTAGCTCTTATACTATAGTGTATGATTAGATTGTATTTGTGTTATATTGTGTTTTGAGattataaagtttatttttgAAGTACTTCAAACATTGATGAGAAGACAAAAGAAGAACATAGTAGTGTTGTGTCTTTCACCTCTTATACTTACATGTCACGTGTTACAGACCAAATCTAGTGAATATACTCATATAGTCAACATGGGATTTGAATGAGCAGGTGGAAAACTAATCATGGATTGTTATTCGAGGAGAAACTCACTGTGCCTAGCTATGAGGAGACATCAGATTCATACTCATGTATGATATGTGGGGTGGATGGAGCACGAACTGTCGGAAAGCTGCAGAGAAATGCATCGACTTCGATGTGATTAACAATGGCTTCAGCGGAGGCTTATATTCAATACACACTCTGATCAGCTTCGTTGACTTTGTTCC is a genomic window of Brassica napus cultivar Da-Ae chromosome A2, Da-Ae, whole genome shotgun sequence containing:
- the LOC106397420 gene encoding transcription factor TGA5, whose amino-acid sequence is MGDTSPRTSGSTDGDMDQNNLMYDGGHVGESSDRSKEKMDQKTVRRLAQNREAARKSRLRKKAYVQQLENSRLKLTQLEQELQRARQQGVFISSSGDQAHSTTGNGAMAFDAEYRRWQEDKNRKMKELSSALDSHASEPELRTIVEAVLAHYEELFRIKSNAAKNDVFHLLSGMWKTPAERCFLWLGGFRSSDLLKLIASQVEPLTEQQSQDLNNLQESSQQAEDALSQGMDSLQQSLSETLSSGTLGSSSSGNVANYMGQMAMAMGKLGTLEGFLRQADNLRLQTYQQMLRKLTTRQSARALLAIHEYSLRLRALSSLWLARPRE